A single genomic interval of Chrysemys picta bellii isolate R12L10 chromosome 8, ASM1138683v2, whole genome shotgun sequence harbors:
- the LOC135973261 gene encoding myb/SANT-like DNA-binding domain-containing protein 2 — translation MQADNRKRAPAWTVREVLDLIAVWGEDSVLAELRSKRRNAKIFEKISKGMMERGHNRDSDQCRVKVKELRQAYQKTKEANGRSGSEPRTCRYYAELHAILGGAATTNPPVFVDSGSGIVSTPEDSADGVEEEEEEEDELAESTQHSILPNSQDLFITLTEVPSQASQASQASTQDSDPMEGTSAAANSSSLPPPSRRLSQIRRRKKKTREEMFSEIMQSSRSDRAHLNEWKETVSKYRKEVSEREERRDQREDMRDQREERRDQREERRDARDERWRQEDQRMKEATLGLLQRLVEVQERLLENRLPLQPLFHPPPSPCSVSSSPRRVRTRGGRLRTPSHSTPVDSPSKRLSFF, via the exons atgcaggctgataatcgaaaaagagcaccagcatggaccgtgagggaggtactggatctgatcgctgtatggggagaggattcagtgcttgcagaacttcgttctaaaagacgaaatgcaaaaatttttgaaaaaatctccaagggcatgatggagagaggccacaatagggactcagatcagtgccgcgtgaaagtcaaggaactcagacaagcctatcagaaaacaaaggaggcaaacggtcgctccgggtcagagccgcggacatgccgctactacgccgagctgcatgcaattctagggggggctgccaccactaacccacctgtgttcgtggattctgggtcggggatagtctcgacgcctgaggattctgccgatggggtagaggaggaggaggaggaggaggatgagcttgcagagagcacacagcactccattctccccaacagccaggatctttttatcaccctgactgaagtaccctcccaagcctcccaagcctcccaagccagtacccaagactctgaccccatggaaggcacctcag cagctgcaaattcctcaagcctccctcctccatcccgaaggttatcacagataaggcgtcgtaaaaaaaagacgcgagaagagatgttttctgaaattatgcaatccagcaggagtgacagagctcatctgaatgagtggaaggaaacagtttcaaagtataggaaagaagtcagtgaacgtgaggagaggagggaccaacgtgaggacatgagggaccaacgtgaggagaggagagaccaacgtgaggagaggagagacgctcgagatgagaggtggcgtcaggaagaccagaggatgaaggaagcaacgctggggctgctccagcgtctggtggaggttcaggaacggctgctggaaaacagactgccgcttcagcccctgttccaccctcccccctccccatgttccgtatcctcctcacccagacgtgtaagaacgcggggggggaggctccgtacaccttcccattccaccccagtagacagcccaagcaaaaggctgtcatttttttaa